One window of Quercus robur chromosome 12, dhQueRobu3.1, whole genome shotgun sequence genomic DNA carries:
- the LOC126707955 gene encoding uncharacterized protein LOC126707955 — METWRHVQLCIYLLVGISLLFFFGTGSCMHSSSISSEAQRDNPDFDSNNSSISSFCSFKNFIMESYYEKYGSLLDSDFQDFIAQVLPLGMCGKLLDNLNLVPRLSVLQHNLIGEGSHRHLSSSIRFSMDPKSITDLSTHSCEVIIIERLPSGVFADPFELQHLLQHGVFNDVSVFGDTNLEFPSFLSNRSVVEIHMDVGHKNELDINIELPLHARYPPLDKSGYSRVKFGPPDLFVCCSIEGTSHNQSCLFTSTSISSELESGEIVWRIPSGIKTHARIVSIVTFISALLSTLLIVLTCIFYSDAKPRKNQKQS, encoded by the exons ATGGAAACTTGGCGGCATGTTCAGTTATGCATTTATCTGTTAGTTGGAATttctttgctattctttttTGGCACTGGCTCCTGCATGCATAGTTCTTCGATCTCAAGTGAG GCACAAAGGGATAATCCAGATTTTGATTCCAACAACTCAAGTATCAGCTCTTTTTGCAGTTTCAAGAACTTTATAATGGAATCTTATTATGAAAAGTATGGGAGCTTGCTTGATTCAGATTTCCAAGATTTCATAGCACAAGTACTTCCGTTGGGCATGTGTGGGAAGCTGCTAGATAATTTGAACCTTGTGCCAAGATTATCAGTTCTACAGCACAATCTGATTGGTGAAGGTTCTCATCGTCATTTGTCCTCATCCATCAGATTTAGCATGGATCCAAAATCCATAACTGATCTATCAACTCACTCATGTGAGGTCATAATTATTGAAAGACTGCCCTCAGGTGTTTTTGCTGACCCATTTGAGCTACAACATCTTCTGCAGCATGGTG TGTTTAATGACGTATCTGTTTTTGGAGATACAAATTTGGAATTTCCTTCATTTCTTTCAAACCGATCTGTTGTTGAGATTCACATGGATGTTGGTCACAAGAATGAACTTGACATCAACATAGAGCTTCCTCTACATGCACGTTATCCG cCTCTAGATAAAAGTGGTTATTCAAGAGTCAAATTTGGTCCACCTGATTTGTTTGTGTGCTGTAGCATAGAGGGGACGTCGCATAATCAGAGCTGTTTATTTACTTCAACCAGTATTAGTTCTGAACTGGAAAGTGGTGAGATTGTGTGGAGAATACCTTCAGGGATAAAGACTCATGCTAGAATTGTATCCATTGTTACTTTTATTTCAGCCTTATTGTCAACTCTGTTAATTGTTTTGACATGTATATTTTATTCAGATGCCAAACCTCGCAAAAATCAGAAGCAATCTTAG
- the LOC126708506 gene encoding serine/threonine-protein phosphatase 7 long form homolog translates to MAAIPAQIPDEFGPGPIKDSVLRFLKDHRSCAVWEGKDPGALKCLGHNDELRKRRSIVVDDRILDIVKRVGLEGLYRTPCREIDHNLITAFVERWWLETHTFHLSHGETTITLQDVDVLLGIPIDGEAIVGKNDLTWAAKCQSLLGIATNAVVLKEQRILINKLLEKFDQGLPNGAVEVVVHQYAQCYTLALLADTIFADKSSDRVHTIWLQMLRNFRNPPQYSWGSACLAWKDLPPDDAYGPPFAPSPLSIKTVWVMSTKNSPQEICLVQYRQLLDSMHPKQVVWQPYEAELAHLPAFCVARRDVWTARVPLVASHKQLLMCHAVGSPEYKQITAVLKVVERLRRITAQLPLEETDGANQEALKDIG, encoded by the exons ATGGCTGCTATTCCTGCTCAGATCCCTGATGAGTTCGGTCCTGGTCCCATTAAGGATTCAGTGTTAAGGTTTCTAAAAGATCATCGATCGTGTGCTGTTTGGGAAGGCAAG GATCCGGGGGCACTGAAATGCCTTGGTCATAATGACGAGTTGCGAAAACGACGCTCAATAGTAGTGGATGATCGCATCCTCGACATTGTCAAGAGAGTTGGATTAGAGGGGCTGTATAGGACCCCATGTAGAGAGATTGATCATAACTTGATAACGGCCTTCGTTGAGCGATGGTGGCTTGAAACCCACACCTTCCACCTGTCACATGGTGAGACAACGATCACATTACAAGATGTGGACGTTCTTTTGGGGATTCCAATCGATGGTGAGGCAATTGTTGGAAAAAATGACTTGACATGGGCTGCTAAATGTCAGAGTCTACTTGGAATTGCTACTAATGCTGTGGTGCTTAAAGAACAAAGGATCCTAATTAACAAGCTACTAGAAAAATTCGACCAAGGGCTGCCCAATGGTGCAGTAGAGGTGGTTGTGCATCAATATGCACAGTGTTATACTCTAGCACTCCTGGCAGACACAATTTTCGCCGACAAGTCTAGCGATAGGGTGCATACGATATGGTTGCAGATGTTGAGGAACTTTCGCAATCCACCTCAGTACAGTTGGGGGAGCGCTTGCCTTGCATG GAAGGACCTCCCACCAGATGATGCATATGGCCCACCATTTGCACCTTCTCCACTGTCCATTAA GACTGTGTGGGTCATGAGCACAAAAAATAGCCCCCAAGAAATCTGTCTGGTCCAGTATCGTCAGCTTTTAGATTCTATGCATCCCAAGCAG GTGGTGTGGCAACCATATGAAGCTGAATTAGCCCACCTGCCTGCGTTCTGTGTCGCAAGAAGGGACGTATGGACGGCGAGGGTGCCGCTT GTTGCCAGTCACAAACAGTTGTTGATGTGTCATGCAGTAGGTAGTCCTGAGTACAAGCAGATTACAGCTGTACTTAAGGTAGTGGAACGCCTTCGCCGTATAACTGCCCAACTTCCCTTGGAAGAGACTGATGGGGCAAATCAAGAAGCGCTAAAAGATATTGGATGA